A single window of Paenibacillus sp. SYP-B4298 DNA harbors:
- a CDS encoding ectoine synthase, which translates to MIVKHLEDVLHTEHDVDTPTWNSRRLLLKQDGMGFALNDTIIKAGTQTWIWYKHHLEAVYCIEGEGEIEIEGGQTYPIRPGMLYALNGHEKHWLRAFQTMRMICVFNPPLTGREVHDEEGVYPLD; encoded by the coding sequence ATGATTGTCAAGCATTTGGAGGATGTGCTGCACACGGAGCATGATGTCGACACGCCGACCTGGAATTCAAGGCGGCTGCTGCTCAAGCAGGACGGCATGGGATTTGCTCTCAACGATACGATTATCAAGGCAGGGACGCAGACATGGATATGGTACAAACATCATCTGGAGGCCGTCTATTGTATAGAAGGGGAAGGCGAGATCGAGATCGAGGGCGGCCAGACGTACCCGATCCGCCCTGGTATGCTCTATGCGCTCAATGGTCATGAGAAGCACTGGCTGCGCGCCTTCCAGACGATGCGCATGATCTGTGTGTTCAATCCGCCGTTGACAGGGCGCGAGGTGCATGACGAGGAAGGTGTCTATCCGCTTGATTGA